The Natronoglycomyces albus genome has a segment encoding these proteins:
- a CDS encoding alpha/beta fold hydrolase, whose translation MFDKKTPVALDAWLKRTRGNEITPVRREVVAVRPEDLLDIDATTNPDTPPVLCLTGESEGASLFANGWLPRIAAAGSMARSVSLRGQGQTVDADGGEEGRVHDLVQEVVLMPRQSVLIGHGTAAATVVAAATRYPASAVVLIDPVRTKPQSLPLVGQPPVLIVAAGSEVAATPKRLQKLTASFNVDPLLFPGQENLISGPGWESVLDAILSWLKQVESNS comes from the coding sequence ATGTTCGACAAAAAGACCCCAGTGGCCCTCGACGCTTGGTTGAAACGCACGCGCGGCAATGAGATCACGCCGGTGCGTCGTGAAGTGGTGGCTGTGCGGCCCGAAGATCTGCTTGATATCGACGCGACGACTAACCCCGACACACCTCCGGTTCTGTGCCTCACCGGTGAGAGCGAGGGGGCGTCCCTCTTCGCAAACGGCTGGTTGCCGCGCATTGCCGCTGCTGGCAGCATGGCCCGGTCCGTCAGTCTGCGCGGGCAGGGGCAAACCGTCGATGCCGACGGGGGAGAGGAAGGCCGCGTGCACGACCTCGTGCAAGAGGTCGTGTTGATGCCACGCCAATCGGTGCTTATCGGTCATGGCACCGCGGCCGCGACGGTCGTCGCCGCCGCCACCCGCTACCCTGCCTCCGCCGTGGTGCTCATAGACCCGGTCCGGACTAAGCCGCAGTCGCTGCCGCTGGTTGGCCAACCCCCGGTGTTGATCGTCGCCGCGGGCAGTGAAGTCGCCGCGACTCCGAAGCGGCTGCAAAAGCTGACTGCCTCGTTCAATGTCGATCCGCTATTGTTCCCCGGTCAGGAGAACCTGATTTCTGGCCCCGGTTGGGAGTCCGTCCTCGACGCAATCCTTTCGTGGCTAAAGCAGGTCGAGTCGAACAGTTGA